In Primulina huaijiensis isolate GDHJ02 chromosome 4, ASM1229523v2, whole genome shotgun sequence, a genomic segment contains:
- the LOC140974900 gene encoding uncharacterized protein, with amino-acid sequence MRKRRWIEVLKDYDLTINYHPGNANKVADALNRRDIGRVNLSALSAQPCLQETIKLKQNHDPSITKIKEQIQERKAQEFQADEKGVLWMQRRLCVPDLDEIRREVMSEAHKSKFSIHPGSTKMYWDLKKNY; translated from the coding sequence atgaggaaAAGAAGGTGGATTGAAGTcttgaaggattacgacttaACAATCAACTACCATCCAGGTAATGCAAACAAGGTAGCAGATGCCTTGAACAGAAGAGACATAGGAAGAGTAAATTTATCGGCTCTTTCAGCTCAACCATGCCTTCAAGAAACCATAAAGCTGAAACAAAATCATGACCCTTCCATAACAAAAATAAAGGAGCAAATTCAAGAAAGAAAAGCCCAAGAATTTCAAGCTGATGAGAAAGGTGTCCTGTGGATGCAAAGACGTTTGTGTGTACCAGACCTCGATGAGATTCGACGAGAAGTAATGTCTGAGGCACACAAatcaaaattctcaattcatccTGGAAGTACCAAAATGTACTGGgacttgaaaaagaattactga